The DNA window CCTACTTAATTGGTTTCCTCATAATGAACATGATTTGAGCGTTATGTCTTTGAGAAAGCCAGGATCCATGGCCCCACATAGCAGACATCCAGAGACTTCTGGATAGTCTTAAAGATATTCGTTTGAATTGTAAAGCACCGATGTAAGACACCCATGTGGATATTTGGGACTctgcacttaattttttttttttttttttttaagcccaaAGGCTTCTGATGCATGGCATTGTAGCACTTTGGGCAAGCAATTCCTTCAGTATGCCCGATGAGGCAGTCAAATCATTAGCTCTTGATGAGCATATTTAGCTTAATGGTAAGTTGATAGCGTTTCCTTTGAAAATTGGGCAAGTAGGGAATAAAGACCAAAGTTTCATGACAACCCCTAGAGAAAGTTTGTGCTTTCAGATACAGGGAAGCCTATCTCTGGACTTTCCCTAGGAGTAGTCATTTACTGCTAGTTGTGCAGTCAGGAGATTTTCACTCCTGAAGGGGATTTTAAAGCAATAAACCAGGTTTAATACCAACATCGTTAAGAAACCATCACTTACCCAGTGCTTGGTTGTTTTCATCCTGTTGCCGTGTGCACTCACAGTTGcatattaattttcagttttcatcGTTGTTTTGAAGATGCTCAGGTTTTCTTTTGGGTCGCATTCTCAAACTTATAGAAAGTAAGAGAGCTCGTGTAGACTTAATACTGGTTGGATACTTTGAGAAGGTGGTGGCAATTAGGAGAGTGACTGCAGCAAGCAAGTCAGCTCTGCTGGATGAGGAGGTCCTATCTAGAGGAGATAAGAGCTCCGgccattcttccagaggactggggttcaattcccaggacccacaaggtagctcacaaccatcacaACTCCAGGGTACCCACCactctctggtctctgtgggtgctgattacacatggcacacagacatacacgccgGCAAACATACACAGATCTGATCTTTGGACCTCCCATTACTCGGGAAAACAGTGATGGAGTCGTTTTTCATTGATACTAAGGGTTCTCCAGTCTCAGTGGGCAGGGAAAGGAAATGAGGGTCGGCATTACCACTCTTCTGTAGTATTTAGCCAGCTAACATGCACCCGTTGTGTGCTCTGTACCCTTCTGTCATGTTTCAGATGACAGAACACAAAGAGGCTCAATTTGAGCTCAGACAGGCTAATCCGACTCATGTAACAGGAAAGCAAAATGTAGTGTCTTCTGTCCTTTACCTCCAGCTGAAGCTGGACAACAGAAAATGTTCACGGACTTTAAACGAGTCTGGAGTATCAAACACCCTAAGCGGTCAGTGAGTTAGGTATcaatgaatttttgtttgtttgtttcaataaatggctagttttgttgttgtgttcgagacagggtttctctctgtgtggccctggctgtcctggaactcacttggttgaccaggcaagcctcaaactcacagaggtccaccagcctctccctcccaaaCGTCTttgatcaaaggcgtgcaccaccacacccagcttaaatGGCTAATTTTTGAACTACCTCCGGGAATGTTGGCTTTGTCTTTGAATAATTTGTCCCTAGTTGATTTCAGATCTCAAATTCAGAAAAGATAGTAAATGTCAATGAGAGGGGGGAAATGAGAACTAATAAACAGTATCTACTTCAGTAACAAAAgagaaaggtcagaggacagtctcAACACATCAGCTGTCTGTGGAGGCGGAGCGAGGCCTAGGCAGGCCCCGCCCCTCACCACGCCCCCACCACGTGCCACACCCCCCGCCGCTCTCCTGAGCGAGTCGATGCTGCCCCCTTGTGGCCGCGGCTGCGCAGTGCGTACCGCTGAGCCGCGGCTGCGGCTGCGCAGTGCCGCCCTCTGGCGGCCCggctccttcctccctcccatcgGCCTCGGCTTGCGGGCCTTTCAAACATGGAGGAGCGCGAGTGGGGGGCGAGGTCGGCTCGCGCCGGCAGCCCAGCCAGCCCGCCCAGCCCGCGGCTGGACGTCAGCTCCTACAGCTTCGACCCGCTGCTGGCCCTGTACTCACCGCACCTGCCGCCCATCCCCTACCCCAACGCTCCGTGCTTCAACAACGTGGCCGAGTACGAGAGCTTCCTGAAGGGCGGGCGAGCCGGGCGCGGCCGAGCTCGGGCCACCGGGGAGGCTGCCTCGGCGGGAACCTCCACCGGAACCTCCACAGGAGCCCGGACCTCGTCCAAGGCCCGTCGCCGCGCCGCGCCCACCCCGGATCCCGAGCGCATCCAGCGCCTGCGCCGTCTCATGGTGGTCAAGGAGGACGCGGACGGCGCGGCCGGGGCGCGACGCCAGGGACCGGGGCGCAGCAAGAAGGCACCCCGTAACGTGCTCACGCGGATGCCCTGTGAGTGCTGCGGGGTGGCGGGAGGTCTAAGGAAGGGCTTGCAGAGGGCATCTGCGGGAGTCTCGAGGGCCGTGGCGGGGAGGAGGGCGGGCAGGGTCGCCGCGGAGTCACAGAGGCTCTGCCCGAgttgaggaagggaggagagggaagaccCACGGGGGAAGATCTGTACAGGCCATTGCTGTCCTCACCCAGGTGGTGAGGAGCTGCAGAGGGGCTGCGGGAGTAGTGAGGCATGCGGAGCGGTTGTGGGCTTGCAGACGATTTGCGGGGCATCAGAGATCTGCAGGAGTGATGAGAGGTCTTGGGGACCACTGCAGGGAGGTGGGGAGCAGACATACAGAAGTTACGTTGGGGCACAGCCAGACTGAAGGTGAGAGTGGGGTTTGAGGGTCAGGTGGAGAGTGAGGAAATGGATCTGTTCACATAGCACAAGAGACATCTCCTATCCCAGCCAGGGAAGTGACAGCTCCGCCTGGGGTGCCGTTTGCCAAGCGGCTGCAGGTACTTGATCCACTTATGATCACATTAACTAAATCACTCGTTTTGGAATGCCGCAGACACAGAATGCTACCGAACAGGTGTGGTTTTACAGCCATTGGCTGGCTGGGGCAGGCTGTCAGGCTCAGGTTGCTCTGTGTGCAGGTTGTTTTAAATTCTGAAGGTGTAAATGGCACAAAGGAATTGCCTACAGCCTCCAGATAGCTCCTCAGGGTGAAGCCGTAAACAGCAAAGGTTCTAATGTGCTATTTAGGTCTTGTGTAAATGGAATAGAAACAGCCTAGGGTTAATGCCAAATAGTTATGACATCTGCCCTGTGAACATAATGACCTACTTAGCCAGTCGAAGCTTCTGGAGCCTGAAAATTAAATCGTTACAATGTTAAGGTGGCTTCTTTTGGAATAGTGGGGCGAACTCAGCAAGAGATCCGTTTTGTTAAAGAGAGAAACGCCCTGAAAAGCAGTGTACTCCTGCTGGTGCCTGGGTGGGAGAGCCTCCCTGCCCAGCTAGGATTTTCCAGAGCTGGCTTGCAcagcaggagcagaaagataAGTGTGCATCCGTTCTAGTACAGGCAATTGCAGTAACTTCTTTTGCCTATGTGTGTTGCCACCGTTAAGCTTGTTGAATCGCACCCAAGTCTCAGAGTATAACATTTATTCCTGCCTTGCTACCAAGATTCTCAAAGGGGACACTTGAGAGTGGTTCCGGTTGTCAGGACTTGTGTGAAGAACAACTTCATCTGGGTCTCATGATTAAGTTCTTTCCTGGAGTGAAGACCTCACAATATTAGCCCTCATCAAAGATAACCTGAAGCTGTTGGGAGTGGCATGAAAATGGGTGGATACCACAAAGAAGAACCTTCTGAAAGTAAGGAAAAGAGGTATAGGTTTGTTAGGGAGTTTTTCCAAGGGTCTCACCTTTAAGACTTGAAGTTAAAGAAGGGCATGGATGAAAACACcgtcttcaaaaataaaattattcaatttaCTTTACATGTAACAAGAGGTCAGCCCTTTTCATAAATGTATAGGGTTCACCTAAGTTTGAATACTAGCTTCCCCCACTTCTGGCTGCTTTTATTTTAGGCAAGTTATACCTTCGGACCCGAATTTTTCCATGGTGGATAAAGAAAGCAATAGTAGTGCCTGGCTATCACTGTAAGGGTTAAATTCATCAACACTTCAAAAACATTGAGTCAGTGACCTTCTCTAAGAGGGATGTCTTCAACAGCTGCTGATGTGATTTCCTGTAGGTTGTAGTGCGGGTCAGTATTATTTTCAGGTGGATGTAACTAAAAGTCAGTACTTGTAGGTGCCTGGAGCAGTGTTGGTTCAGCTGTTGACTAAGCAAGTGACCTTGAACAAATTACTTTGATATCTTTGAGCCTCTTTGTAGTGTGATAATCATGAGTGCCAGGAGAGAGAACTGGCCTTCCCTCAGAGAACTTGGGGTAAGGAGTTATTAGATAAAGCTCACCAGAGAAGAAAGTTAACTTTGTGATAGATCTTTGctgtgagcatttctttttttaattaattaatttaaccTGCATCCCAAGAATGAcgttttcctttccctcttctcctagctccccacccccacacctctactcctcctccctttctcttcagaaaaggggaggtctGTCATGGATATGAACCAGCCATGGCATATCAAGGCTAGACATCTGCTCTTCTATGAAGACAAGACAGGGCAGGCCAGTAGGGGGAAAGGGTCTCAAAGGCAGGCAACTGAGTCAAAGACACCCCtttccctgctgctaggagtcacATGAAGACCGAACTGCACAACTGTTAtacatatgtagggggcctaggcccgtcccatgcatactctctggttggtggtttagtccCTGTGAgaccctatgggcccaggttagttgattctgtaggttttcttgtggtgtccttaaccCACTGTGAGCACTTCTGAATATTTGGTTTACCTTTCTTTTAAATGCCCAAAATAATGAACATGTGAGAATTTCAGTCTCTTAATTGTCAACTGTCAGAACCTTCCCAGAGTCCTTCTGTGGCCCAAACTGCCCAGGAAGAACCCGTCCTGTCAGGCAGGGGATTGGCCAGATAGGGACATGTGTTATTTTCTGTGTGGTCCCTGAGCCCAGTGGTGCTTCGAAGAACCTTGTTGCCACTCCTGGGCTTTCCAATAGGGAAGGTGACTGTACTGTTTTTGCTCCAACACCACCTTCTAAAAAACTTTGGAATCATCAATGAACCAGCTACGCCCACAGTTGGGATCTGTCCTTAGGAACTGTGGCCACTTTTAATGCCTCATGTCTGCCCAGCAACACTGTGTTTCAGACTCTTGGGCCATGTTACCCCAGGTTGTTGTCAGTCTGGTCACAGAAATCTCCAGAGCTGTCATGCCTGTATGAGATGCTCTCACTTCTCTTCTGGAGGCCCTCATACTGCCACCTTAGGGGATTGCCCTTGAAACGTATGTACCGTGTCACCCTCATGGCCCTAGGAGACACCACTTCAACTCAACAACCTCTCTGAATGACATCCCCATCTTGCTGCTGTCCACAAGCACGGGGAGGAGGGGCACCGCCTCTACTCAGCACACTGAGAAGAGGCGGACCCAGTAAACATGCACACACCGTGGGACTGAGTGCAGTTAGCAGCCTGGGGTCTGTGCACGCGCTGTGTACGCAGCCCTTGCTTTACTCTCCTGTGTTGCCCACTTCTGCTGGAACACTTGGCCTCAGTGAATCCTCATCTGAGTGGTGTCATTAAGTACAGTCTTTATCTTTGTCTTGGGCAGAACAAGCAGATACTAGTAACATGAAGAGCGGATAACTTCCTGAGGATGCCAGCCCCGGGCACACCCAGCAGCACCCAGCAGATTGCTGGAGAGTTCCAGAGAGTGGCTAGGAACAGAAATTGTTCAGACTGGGACTGTGAAGAACTGAAGCAGTGCTGAGATGACCAAGTCTGTGGCCAGAGAAGGGCAGCCGAGAGCCATGAAGACAGAGTAGTTGTAGAGAGCAGTTATTAGGATGGCTGTGGAGGAGTGGACCACTAGCAGAGCAAGGGCCTGGTACCTAAGCTTACAGTTGCTGATCTAAGAATCTGGCTGGTTTTAAAaatcatgacttttttttctaatgaatcTGAATACAGCCTCTTGGGAGCAACAGCGCCTGTGTGTTTAAGGTAGTAAGACGTAAACAAAATGATGGATTTAAGGTGGGCTTGCCAGGGGGTGGGCTCTCAATAGAACCTGGAGTGGTAGCAGTGAGGAGGATGTTGTAGTTGGCGAAGGGAGCCAGGAGACCTGAAATATGGCAATCATGTGACAAGATTCTGGACGGAATTCTGGACGGAACTGTGCTGCAGAAATGGAGAGTATTGGCAAGGTCTCAATCCCTGAGAATGTATGGCTTGAACTTCTTGCTGACCATAGAGCAGGCAAAGCTTCTCTGGAGTTGGATGAATGTGTCTCTGGAATAGTGGCAGTAGAGAAGGGGATTTTGGAAGAACTTTCTACATAAGAATGCATTTTTTTCATACTGAGTTTTTTAGGAGCCCGCCTCATATCCATCTGGAGTCTGTCatagaaggaaggcaggaaaagaatgtggaGTTTTAGAATGGGAAGTTCATTTTTGCCTTGAAAGCTCATTTTCATAGGTGATGCTGGTGTTATGTTTTGACCACATATTAAGAGAAATGAATGCTTTGTGGAATTACAGCTTGTTGAATGTttggcaaaggaaaaaaatcaaaggggAATTGCAGACATGAGAATTAAGATACCCAAGTGGCCGTTTGCTTAATTATGATGCATGCTTACTCCTCTGTTTTAGGAAGATAAAGTAAGGTCCCATATTTTGTTCAACTTAAAGAACTTGCTCTTTGTGGAAAGAGGCAGTGTGTAGTTTTGTGTAGAGTGTCTAACCCAGGCATTGTAAGGAGCTTCAATAAATTGAATTATGGAGAGCTATTCCCAAAAGTGATCTAGAAGGTCATTAGTCCAATTCCAttttacaaatgaataaacttacACGTGTAAGGAAAAGGTTCCTCCTGGAGGTTACTCCGGGTAAGGATCTGAGTACTGCTTACATACCTGATTTTAGAAAGTCTGTGACATGCACagatctgcacacacacacacacacacacacacacacacacacacacacacaaggtttcAAAGCCATTGCCAGAAGAGAGATTGATGGCCAGCAGCGTCCTCTGCTTGCTCTCTTATATGTCTGGTCATAAGCTTAGATTTTAAGAgttaagccatctttccagcccctctggTTCCTTTCTGAGGCCACTGTTTCTGACACTGCCTCAAACTGTGCCAGGTTACCTAATTTCCAATCTGACATATAAACTCCCACTTTCATATGTTGAGTCATTTTCTTGCAAGAGGATTTTCCTGCATTTGTCACGGTTTTCATTTCTATGCCAACTCATGAATGAGGAAATCAGTTATCCAAACCAAAGTACAAGGCTGGTCTCTCTTATACCACTAGCAATAATAAAAATTTGGcttaaaaaaatgtattgggGTTCTTTTGTGtggcatgtgttttttttttttttttttttttttttaatactagaaCCAGCAGCTCATGGAAGATAAATTgatatgaagaaagaaaagcctgTCATTGCCCCAAGCTCTGCAAGAGAATCTTTCACTCTAAAAATGGACTCTTTCTGGCATATTATTCTTCCCTTGCATGGTCACACTGCTGTGTTCTCAAGATGATTTTTAGGACTCTCAGCAGCCAGATGCTCAGCAGACATCCTTCTTACCATCAGGTCCATTTCCTCCCACTTGAAGACATACACTGAAATACAGTAACTCCAGAGCTCCGCCAGGGTATATAtctataacaaaaacaaattttgttCCATGATGCCACAATGAAACTTAATATTGTGTAtgataaattgaaaaataaaatttttaaatattaaaaattaaataattgaaCATACTCACTCAGTCTTAAAGGCAGTCATAACAATGTACtgattaaaatagaattataaatACAGAAACAGCTTTACATTTTCTGAACAGTTAGacctgaacacacagagatctgcctgcatctgcttcATAAGTACCGGGATTGggagcatgtgccaccacacccagtttacaGCTTTAAACTTTTATGGCACACAATATAAAATTACTCAATGAACAACTCTCTGCCCCTAGAGAAATATAGAAACGGCTTTTCTGCCCCTTTCCCTTAAAGCAGGGGTGCCCAAAAGGGCACTCttgttcttccctcccttccgGGAATATGGGGCAATGCATGGAGATTGTGATTATTTTTCAGTAGTCAGATCTGTGAGACTGTGACTATAAGGTTGGAATGCTACCTTATaaacatgcttttattttatttatttttgagttttgGGATAGGGTTTCTTTCTAAAGCTCTGTCCCGGAAATCTCcctgtaggccagactggcctgaactcggagatccaccaccctctgactcctgagtgctgggattaaagatgtgctaccatgcctggcttaaaatgtgtttttattttaatggatAATTTTttagcttccccccccccaaagggcaTTTTCTTTGAGAGGCAGTAAGAGGTTGAATTTATTTCCCTCTAACACATGAACAAGGCCTTTGGTTCATGAGAAGGTTGACCCAGGTATGCAGTTCACCAGAACTATACGGAAAAACGTGGAACTGAGAAGAAGCCAGCTACTGGTGTATGCATTCCCTTTTATTGTCTTAGGATCACTGTCGTCATCGAATAGAGCAGGCATTTACAGACAGTGAAAGATTGAGATCTGAGTCACAAGCGGCTTCTCCACAGGCTGTTGGAATCTGGCCTCTTTTCTGAGTGTGTTGGCTGTTCTCATCCTGCCACTATGGGGCTCCTAGTGGTGAGAATGGCATTGCTTGAGTGTGCTGATGTGCCAGtgggccttggctgtcctgccaGTGAAGGTAGGTGTTACCCAGTGCTGACCAAGGCCTTCTGTTGTTTCAGTGCATGAAGGCAGCCCTCTGGGTGAACTCCACCGCTGTATCCGTGAGGGAGTGAAGGTGAATGTTCACATCCGCACTTTCAAAGGACTTCGGGGTGTCTGCACAGGCTTCCTCGTTGCATTTGACAAGTTCTGGAATATGGTAATAACCCTTTCTTAAATCCCCTACGTGTCTAAAGGTGTGAGTAGCCTTGTTAAAGCAAAGCCCTAGGAATAATTTCTCTGAACTGAAATCTTTATACCCAGATAATCACCACTGGAAACGGCTTTTCTGCTCCTTTCCCTTAAAGCAGGGGTGCCCAAAGGGGCACTTttgctcctccctcccttctgggGACATGGGGCAATGCATGGAGattgtcattattttttaatagtcAGATCTGTGAGACTGTGACTATAAGGTTGGAATGCTACCTTATAAATATTCACAGCACACAAGACAGCCTCCCTCCACCAAACCAAGAACTATCTCATCCTACATGCCCTTAGTGCTAAGGTTGGGCGATCTATAACCTAAAGAATAACTATATCATCCTTCAGTAATTTTGGATAGACTGCCTACCagccattctgtttttttttttttgttgttgttgttgttgttgttttgttttttttttttttttgagaggtttctctgtatatcccttgctgtcctggaactgctcagtagaccaggctgtaaACAAAGTATCACTATGTACTCTTggtcaaactcactatgtagaccaggctggcctagaactcacagagatccacctgcctctcccttctgagtgctgggattaaaggcgtgcaccaccatgtctgacagaactcagagatcttgcTGCCCCTActtcctgagtcctggaattaaaagtataagttaccATGTCTGTCTTAAGACCCTTCTTGTAACTGTTATGGAAATTGAATCCTAGGGGCTTCACTGTTTGGTAATCCCTCCGAGCCTCCGTTTTCTCATTTCTAAAAGCAGGCCAACATACCGTGATGATGAGTTTATTGTTAAGAGACAAGTTTCTCTGTATATCTGGACAGGATCTTACTCTATAGCCTGGAACTATGTATGCCGCCTACCtagagtggccttgaacttctggcaGGTGTCCTGCCTCGTTTTCCagcctgggattataggtgtgagccaccatacctggGGGAAAATAATTAAATAGGACATATTTGAGAGTAGTGGTCATAAATACTTTCTTCTGATTTTAGGGTGAGTTTGTGTTTTTCAGAGTAGCTTCCGTTTAACAATCCCATTGAACCCGACAGTTGTCCTGTGAGGCTGATCTTGCTCATACTGCTCCTGTCACCCTGTGAACCCCAGGCTCACTGAAACCGAGGAGCATAAAGGAGCAGCCATGCTTCTTAGCATATGGTTTGCGGCTGCCTGGGAGCAGAACCACCGAGGGTTTCTGTTGAACTGTACACATGGGAATCTCTAATCtcagggctgatgagatggcttagGCAGGTAAAGTAACTGGTCATCAAGCTGGAAGACAAGACTGATCCCCAGATCCCACTGGTAGAATGTAAGAATTGAGTCCTGTTGATTGTCATCTGACTACTATGCCCAAGAGGTAGCACACATGTAAAAAGTCTCTTCTGGGCCTTGAAACTCCACCCCGAAGAAGCCCTAAATAAGCCTGCCTAGTAAGGTAAAGGGTCCTATCATACTTCCAGGTTAGAAAACCCACCAGTCTCTGAGCTCAAAAACCTACTAATCCCTGAGCCCTAAACCCCACTAGTCCCTGCACTTGGTTGAAGTCTCACCAATTCCCACCCTAGAAATCTTTACCCTGGAAAACCCACCAAGAAACTCTATAAAGTCTGCCTCCTGTTCAGTCCTTTGCTGCTTCTTGCCGAAGCAGAAGCAGCCACCCTTTTGTGTGTCTTccaaatctcttgtgtgaggtttgttgtatGGTGTGACTCTGTGGTATTCCTTGGCGCCTAGCTGCCACACCTTTTCCCTCAGAGCTGCAACACTTCTATTGGGGAAgcctttcccctcagagctgtaaCACATTGGTATTGTGGCTGGGATAAGCTCTCCTGTGCCTGGGCTCCTCCTCAGGGTATGAGCTGCACTGGGATCCTCTCCCTCAATTCCAGCCGCAACAGACTCCACTTCCCATTCACTGATCGATTGACAACCCACCCACCTTCGCGTTCTGTTCGTGTAAGTGCTTCCCTGAGTCTGAGGAAGTGACTGCTGAGCATCTGACACCCCTTTGATACTTTTCGAGGCAGAGGTACCCCAACTATGGTTTTTAAGGCTATGGCTGGCCCTCTTCACCTGACCCTTTGGAGCTGCCATCCTGCAGTTTCCTTAGGCCCATCTGGACTATTGCACACCTTTCtgccccctttcctgcctccccTTGAAGCAGCCTGTACTCTCACCACTTCTGTAGGTCCTTGTGTATTTTGTGACTCCATTCCAACTCTTTCTGTTGATGAGACCTCATTCCTGAGCTCtcgggtttttctttcttttctttttgtttgtttctttttgagacagggtttctctgtatagccttggttgtcctggactctatttgtcgaccaggttggcctcaaactcacctctacctccccatgtgctgggattacaggcaggcaccaccacGCCCTGCTTCAGTTGTTTCATTGTCTGTAGGCATGCCTCATTAGGTGATTAGCCTCCACCCCTGTTGAGCCTATTCATGCCCCATGGAATAGCGTGGTCCTTACTGGtgctccctgagtcctggggacACCCTCAACTACAGGCTGCAGCAgccttttttcctctttccccaccCCCATCGATGGAAACTGTCTTCCATATCCTTTTATTCACCCTTGGGATGCCTGTTAGAAAACCTCCAGTCTCTACACACAGCACCCAACCTAAAGGGCTCCGAACTTGTTCTTGGCCTCAGTACTCCTTAGATAATCAATTCAAATGGCTTCCTAATGGCAcccagattccaatattattctGGAACTTGAAAAATACTGAGAGGGACTGGGAATTGGGGAAATGGAGAGATTCCCCATTCCCTATATTcaagctttttctttctctgctccaaGCCCTGGTTGTTTTTGTCTAGTCTTCCCCAACACTGTGTAAATGTCCTGTCTTAAGTTAATTTATATAAATTTGTTGCAAAGTGGAAGCCAGGACTTAGCTGGAGGGGAAGAAAGCAAGGGAGTAGTCCCGGCTCCAACATGCACCCctacaccccagcccctccccctgcccACACTCCTCACTGGCTGGTGGTCCTGCTCCCTCCCGCAGTGTCCTCTGCTTAGAGCCAGGGCTCAAAATGTTCCTATCTCTAAGccttctttgttttcagtttacTGGATTCAGTTTTACAGGGATTCAGGTGTCTTTTAGGTATGACTGGCATTAGACTGTTGTTTTATGCTGTCCCACTTCAATTAAAATCTCCCCCTCCTCTAGACCCAAGCATCCTTGTTTAAAGGGTTCCTCCAAAATCTCTGTCCCATATCAGGAGAGCCACCTGACTATGTGACAGAGAAaggagcaaaacaaaataaagggacAGACTATTCCCAGTAGGGACTATTGTTACTCCTTTAGGTTTGGTTCAACTCTCTAAAACTTCTGCTAAGATATAAATCATATCTCAAGATTTGTATATTGTGTAAACATTTCGGTTCAAGGGCTGGAGATGATTGTCAGTGGTAAAGTGTCTGCCAAgctctgtgaagccctgggtcATGTCCCAGATtggttccttttctctctctctctctctctctctctctctctctctctctctctctctcttttaagacaggatttctctgtgtagccctggctggctgtaCTGGTCTCACcgtatagatcaggctgacctcgaactcagagatccacctacctgtctaaggtgtgtaccaccatgctcccAGCTGTGTAGACTTTCTGTACCTCAAGATTTGCAACCATATTGGGTATGACTAAAACTCTGTAAAATCTGTAACAAAAGGATTAACTTAAAACGCATAACACCAGGTTGATAGTTAATAATCTATGTGTAGGTATCTTAAAGGAAACGTGGCTTGCCACCATCTTAGCTGCTGTGCCTCCTTAGTTCGGAGGCCGCCACATGGCTGACAGTCATCTTTGCTAGGGTTAGAAAGGATGGATTTTGCCATATGACTTCACATCCATCTGGATTAAAAGTGACCACATGGCATAAGCCcaccaaggggaaaaaaacagttCCTAGCTATGAAGTCTAAACCAGATGGTTCCTTCAATATTTTCAGTCATGCTAACGAGCTCCCCACCCATCAGCCTCAAGCTGCAGTCCCTCCTATCCCACTCCAGCCTCTTtggtcttcttttcttcctcctcagcaATAAGCCACACAAACCAGCCGTCTCAGGCACCCACTTTCAGCCCTTAGCCCTACTGCTATTTGTTCCTGCTCCGCCATGGAGCCTTTACCTCCCCCTACCCGGCCTAAACTGGCCTCTGTTCTCCCTTTGTGGGACCTTACCTTGCATCCGTTGCATACTTATCAAAAGAATTAGACCACACTACCCAGGGAAAGGCACCTTGTCTGTGCACTTGGGCCACGGATGAGCTTCTTATAAGAGATTCAAAGAAGTCAACCTTTTGGTCACTTATCACTGTCTTCTCTCCTCACCACCTGTCCCACCTTCTAACATACAAGGGTCACTAAACATTACCCCTTCCCAAGTTCCCTCCTCAAGTACCATTGGTAGAAGCTGCCACACTTACCTTCCAGCCATGCCCACGTCTCAGCATGTGAACACTGACTCAGGTTGCCGATCTGCCACCAGTCATATTTGGTTCCAAATTCTAGAGTCTGC is part of the Meriones unguiculatus strain TT.TT164.6M chromosome 11, Bangor_MerUng_6.1, whole genome shotgun sequence genome and encodes:
- the Lsm11 gene encoding U7 snRNA-associated Sm-like protein LSm11 isoform X1, which encodes MEEREWGARSARAGSPASPPSPRLDVSSYSFDPLLALYSPHLPPIPYPNAPCFNNVAEYESFLKGGRAGRGRARATGEAASAGTSTGTSTGARTSSKARRRAAPTPDPERIQRLRRLMVVKEDADGAAGARRQGPGRSKKAPRNVLTRMPLHEGSPLGELHRCIREGVKVNVHIRTFKGLRGVCTGFLVAFDKFWNMALTDVDETYRKPVLGKAYERDSSLTLTKLFDRLKLQDSSKKEADSKSAVEDSTLSRYSQTSTWKVASVWGRGDTDRGSHKRSRSVPSSLQASAREESRSELSGRTTRTEGSSVGGTFSRATTLSRGQSRKKKRKPKVDYQQVFTRHINQIFIRGENVLLVHLAQ
- the Lsm11 gene encoding U7 snRNA-associated Sm-like protein LSm11 isoform X2 is translated as MEEREWGARSARAGSPASPPSPRLDVSSYSFDPLLALYSPHLPPIPYPNAPCFNNVAEYESFLKGGRAGRGRARATGEAASAGTSTGTSTGARTSSKARRRAAPTPDPERIQRLRRLMVVKEDADGAAGARRQGPGRSKKAPRNVLTRMPLHEGSPLGELHRCIREGVKVNVHIRTFKGLRGVCTGFLVAFDKFWNMALTDVDETYRKPVLGKAYERDSSLTLTKCPTGQRNRTRRLAPAPLPSSPCFSAIEIVQSQPVVLSESPDLTAVATEWSGHSRTGCKQAHESNKHL